One window of the Trifolium pratense cultivar HEN17-A07 linkage group LG2, ARS_RC_1.1, whole genome shotgun sequence genome contains the following:
- the LOC123906031 gene encoding probable serine/threonine-protein kinase PIX13 yields the protein MGLCFASLSRQPPPSSLNIPHTSGSRSNTSEEDRNTKKESSSSCNLHESKEGSTTISGKFLEMPNLKEFSYGDLKVATKNFKLDALLGEGGFGKVYKGWLNAETLTPTKAGSGMMVAIKKLKSDSVQGVQEWQSEINFLGRISHPNLVKLLGYCTDGDEFLLVYEFMPRGSLESHLFKRNPNIESLSWNTRLKIAIDAARGLAFLHSSEKQIIYRDFKASNILLDENYNAKISDFGLAKFGPSGEDSHVTTRIMGTYGYAAPEYIATGHLYVKSDVYGFGVVLLEMLTGLQALDRKRATEKQNLVEWIKPSLSDKRKLKGNIVDYRLDGQYSLKAAFETAQLILNCLESDPKKRPSMEDVLETLEGINAIKDRRKISKNHCTKSATM from the exons ATGGGTCTATGTTTTGCTTCACTCTCTCGCCAACCACCACCCTCTTCCCTCAATATTCCCCACACTTCAG GTTCAAGGAGTAATACTAGTGAAGAGGATCGCAATACTAAGAAagagtcatcatcatcatgcaaTTTACATGAGAGTAAAGAAGGAAGCACAACTATAAGTGGGAAGTTTCTAGAAATGCCAAATTTGAAGGAGTTTAGTTATGGAGATTTGAAAGTTGCCACAAAGAATTTCAAGTTAGATGCATTGCTTGGTGAAGGTGGTTTTGGTAAAGTTTACAAAGGTTGGTTGAATGCTGAGACACTTACCCCTACCAAAGCTGGTTCTGGAATGATGGTGGCTATCAAGAAATTGAAGTCAGATAGTGTGCAAGGTGTTCAAGAATGGCAG TCAGAAATCAACTTTTTAGGAAGGATTTCTCACCCCAATTTGGTCAAGCTATTGGGTTATTGTACGGACGGTGATGAATTTCTCCTTGTGTACGAGTTCATGCCAAGGGGAAGCTTAGAGAGCCATCTCTTTAAAA GAAATCCTAACATAGAATCACTTTCATGGAACACAAGACTCAAAATCGCTATAGATGCAGCTCGAGGTTTGGCATTCTTGCACTCATCAGAAAAGCAAATCATATATAGAGATTTCAAAGCTTCCAATATACTTCTTGATGAG AATTACAATGCAAAAATTTCAGATTTTGGGTTGGCGAAATTTGGACCATCTGGAGAAGATTCACACGTGACTACTCGAATCATGGGCACGTATGGTTATGCCGCTCCAGAATACATTGCAACAGGTCATTTGTATGTGAAGAGCGATGTTTATGGATTTGGTGTGGTGCTGCTTGAAATGTTGACAGGGTTGCAAGCACTTGATAGAAAAAGAGCCACAGAGAAGCAAAATCTAGTTGAATGGATTAAGCCTTCTCTTTCTGATAAAAGAAAGTTGAAAGGTAACATTGTGGATTATAGGTTAGATGGCCAATATTCACTAAAAGCAGCATTCGAAACAGCTCAGCTTATTCTTAATTGCCTTGAATCTGATCCTAAAAAACGTCCTtctat
- the LOC123908472 gene encoding protein RKD5, whose product MDSSLTTLLLFNNTIQPELMRSVHVYRGECDGEEREVEREFVFSKNGSYVEMQATPILSLLKSFVSKEIFEGYTNGVWLCIFAFHAYNTPPFSHIPTLLLVTRNPKLQAIPNLLNDLHMIYKLVPKEEPKDTPESSTAEESKGNNNNFQPPKKLFPVLNQDLNCLPYEDDESELLDDKSGLLDNKSELLGDETDFESSSGSVGKKKRAASDIVAKITLPDLVKYFDMPIVEASKSLNVGLTVLKKKCREFGIPRWPHRKIKSLDSLIHDLQEEAKHQDMEDKAAAMAVLRRQKMLECEKENIEKMPFMDIRSETKRFRQEVFKRRHRSRVMEKQNSTVASN is encoded by the exons ATGGATTCCTCGCTCACTACCCTTCTTCTCTTCAACAACACCATTCAACCAG AGTTGATGAGAAGCGTGCATGTGTACCGTGGTGAATGTGATGGAGAAGAAAGAGAAGTTGAAAGAGAGTTTGTGTTTTCTAAGAATGGTTCTTATGTTGAAATGCAAGCTACTCCAATTCTTAGCTTGTTGAAATCTTTTGTTtctaaagaaatttttgaaggGTATACTAATGGAGTGTGGCTTTGTATTTTTGCTTTTCATGCTTATAATACTCCTCCATTTTCTCACATTCCAACCCTTTTGTTGGTTACAAG AAATCCAAAGCTTCAGGCTATTCCAAACTTGCTCAATGATCTCCACATGATATACAAGTTGGTCCCGAAGGAGGAACCCAAAGATACACCAGAGAGCTCTACAGCGGAAGAATCGAAAGGAAACAACAACAATTTTCAGCCACCAAAAAAACTCTTTCCTGTGCTTAATCAGGATCTCAATTGCCTTCCATATGAAGATGATGAGTCTGAGTTACTGGACGACAAGTCTGGGTTATTGGATAACAAGTCTGAGTTACTGGGTGACGAGACAGATTTTGAAAGTTCATCAG GTTCGGTAGGAAAGAAAAAGAGGGCAGCCAGTGACATTGTTGCAAAAATAACTTTACCAGATTTGGTCAAGTACTTTGATATGCCAATTGTAGAAGCGTCAAAGAGTCTAAATGTTGGCCTTACTGTTCTAAAAAAAAAGTGCAGAGAATTCGGTATTCCCCGCTGGCCTCACAGGAAGATCAAATCACTTGACAGTCTCATTCATGATCTTCAG GAAGAGGCGAAACATCAGGACATGGAGGATAAAGCTGCAGCAATGGCAGTGCTAAGGAGGCAAAAGATGTTGGAATGTGAAAAGGAAAACATAGAGAAAATGCCGTTCATGGACATACGAAGTGAGACCAAGAGATTCAGACAAGAAGTTTTCAAGAGAAGGCACAGATCTAGAGTTATGGAAAAACAGAATTCAACAGTAGCAAGCAATTAG
- the LOC123909569 gene encoding seed linoleate 9S-lipoxygenase-like, protein MFGMFDKNHSQKIKGTVVLMPKNVLDFNDVTSIKSAGLLEVAGGILDAAADVVGGIVDGTTAFLGRNVAMRLISATKTDASGKGLIGKEVFLEKYLPTLPTLGARQDAFSIHFDWDADFGIPGAFSFRNYTQDEFFLVSVTFDDIPNHNSVQFVCNSWVYNFKSYKTDRIFFSNDTYLLSQTPAPLVYYRQEELKSLRGDGTGLRKEWERVYDYDVYNDLGDPDEDAKLARPILGGSNTYPYPRRVRSGRKPTKKDPKSEKPGVIYVPRDENFGHLKSSDFLTYGIKSLSQNVLPLFKSVIFDSNFTPNEFDSFDEVCDLYEGGIELPTHILSQISPLPVLKEIFRTEDGEQVLKFPPPHVIKVSKSAWMTDEEFGREMIAGVNPCVIRLLKEFPPKSTLDTALYGDQTSTLTKEHLEINLGGLTVEKALNGQRLFILDYHDAFMPYLEKINKTNKAYATRTILFLKDDGTLKPLVIELSLPHPNGVQFGAESKVILPADQGVDSTIWLLAKAHVIVNDSCYHQLVSHWLNTHAVVEPFIIATNRQLSVLHPINKLLDPHFRDTININGLARNALINADGIIEQSFLPGPNSVEISSAVYKNWVFTDQALPADLIKRGLAVEDPSSPHGVRLVIEDYPYAVDGLEIWDAIKTWVEDYVSLYYPTDEVVQKDAELQSWWKEVVEKGHGDLKDKTWWPKMQNIKDLIQSCSIIIWTASALHAAVNFGQYPYGGFILNRPTLSRRLIPEKGTPHYDEMVKNPQKAYLRTITPKYETLVDLSVIEILSRHASDEIYLGDRDSKFWTSDSKALQAFQNFGNNLSKIEQEITERNKDPDFKNRTGPVALPYTLLQRSSDNGLTFRGIPNSISI, encoded by the exons ATGTTTGGAATGTTTGATAAGAACCATAGCCAAAAGATCAAGGGCACTGTGGTGTTGATGCCCAAAAATGTTTTGGACTTCAACGATGTAACGTCCATCAAGAGTGCCGGACTTCTTGAAGTTGCCGGGGGAATATTGGATGCAGCCGCCGATGTGGTGGGCGGAATAGTTGACGGTACTACTGCCTTCTTAGGCCGGAACGTCGCCATGCGGTTGATCAGTGCTACCAAGACCGATG CTAGTGGAAAGGGGTTAATTGGAAAGGAAGTATTTTTGGAGAAATATCTCCCAACTCTACCAACCTTGGGAGCAAGACAAGATGCATTTAGTATTCATTTTGATTGGGATGCTGATTTTGGAATTCCTGGTGCATTTTCCTTTAGGAATTATACTCAAGATGAGTTCTTCCTTGTTAGTGTCACTTTTGATGACATTCCCAATCATAATTCTGTTCAATTTGTTTGTAACTCATGGGTTTACAACTTCAAAAGTTACAAAACTGATCGCATCTTCTTTTCCAATGAT ACATATCTTTTAAGTCAAACACCGGCTCCACTAGTCTACTATAGACAAGAAGAATTGAAAAGTCTAAGAGGAGATGGTACTGGGCTACGAAAAGAATGGGAAAGAGtttatgattatgatgtttATAATGATCTGGGTGATCCAGATGAAGATGCCAAGCTTGCACGTCCAATACTTGGAGGGTCTAACACTTATCCATACCCTCGAAGAGTTAGAAGTGGTAGAAAACCAACCAAAAAAG ATCCTAAAAGCGAGAAACCAGGGGTGATATATGTTCCAAGAGATGAAAATTTCGGACACTTGAAGTCTTCTGACTTCCTTACATATGGAATAAAATCATTGTCTCAAAATGTCTTGCCTTTGTTTAAATCTGTAATTTTCGATTCGAATTTCACACCAAACGAGTTTGATAGTTTTGATGAAGTATGTGACCTGTATGAAGGTGGAATTGAACTTCCTACACATATACTTAGCCAAATTAGCCCCTTACCCGTTCTTAAGGAAATTTTCCGCACTGAGGATGGTGAACAAGTCCTCAAGTTTCCACCACCTCATGTAATCAAAG ttaGCAAATCTGCGTGGATGACTGATGAAGAATTTGGAAGAGAAATGATTGCCGGTGTAAACCCTTGTGTGATTCGCCTACTAAAA gAGTTTCCACCAAAAAGCACATTGGATACTGCACTCTATGGTGATCAAACTAGTACACTAACAAAAGAACACTTGGAGATTAACCTAGGTGGGCTCACAGTAGAAAAG GCACTTAATGGTCAAAGATTATTCATCTTAGATTATCATGATGCATTCATGCCTTATTTGGAGAAGATAAACAAAACTAACAAAGCTTATGCCACAAGGACAATCCTTTTCTTAAAAGATGATGGAACTTTAAAGCCATTAGTCATTGAATTAAGTTTACCACACCCTAATGGAGTTCAATTTGGTGCTGAAAGTAAAGTTATCTTGCCTGCAGACCAAGGTGTTGATAGTACAATTTGGCTATTGGCCAAAGCTCATGTAATTGTTAATGACTCATGCTACCATCAACTTGTGAGCCACTG GTTGAATACTCATGCAGTGGTTGAACCATTCATCATAGCAACAAATAGACAACTTAGTGTGCTTCACCCAATTAATAAGTTGTTAGATCCTCACTTTCGAGACACAATAAATATCAATGGACTTGCTCGAAATGCTCTAATCAATGCTGATGGAATTATAGAGCAATCATTTTTGCCTGGCCCAAATTCTGTTGAGATATCTTCAGCAGTATACAAGAATTGGGTTTTCACTGATCAAGCATTACCAGCTGATCTTATCAAGAG aggattgGCAGTAGAGGATCCATCTTCTCCACATGGCGTTCGTCTTGTGATAGAAGATTACCCTTATGCAGTTGATGGACTAGAGATATGGGATGCTATTAAGACATGGGTCGAAGACTATGTCTCGTTGTATTATCCAACTGACGAGGTAGTGCAAAAAGACGCGGAACTACAAAGTTGGTGGAAGGAAGTTGTGGAAAAGGGTCATGGTGACTTGAAAGACAAGACATGGTGGCCTAAGATGCAAAATATTAAAGATTTAATTCAATCATGTTCCATTATCATATGGACTGCTTCTGCTCTTCATGCGGCTGTTAATTTTGGACAATATCCTTACGGAGGTTTTATTCTGAACCGTCCAACACTTAGTAGAAGATTGATCCCCGAGAAAGGAACTCCGCATTATGATGAGATGGTGAAAAATCCTCAAAAAGCATATTTGAGAACAATTACTCCAAAATATGAAACCCTTGTTGATCTTTCTGTCATTGAGATATTGTCAAGACATGCTTCTGATGAGATCTACCTTGGAGACAGGGATTCTAAGTTTTGGACATCTGATTCAAAGGCATTACAAGCATTTCAAAACTTCGGAAATAACTTGTCGAAAATTGAACAAGAAATTACCGAGAGAAACAAAGATCCCGATTTCAAAAATCGAACTGGACCGGTCGCATTGCCTTACACTTTGCTCCAACGTTCTAGTGATAATGGCTTAACCTTCAGAGGAATTCCCAATAGTATCtctatttga